The following are encoded together in the Oscarella lobularis chromosome 10, ooOscLobu1.1, whole genome shotgun sequence genome:
- the LOC136191753 gene encoding U3 small nucleolar ribonucleoprotein protein MPP10-like, translating into MSSILDSVLKEFDDRFRDPTHYLQLSDVPKLSLVKQLYDVASEAFPSGEKHGPLDQLVVDEHMDEESIWQQISMQNEPLLEHMSQIFSRIVKKSNSRISLLEPEEDDENNDDLVESDEGDLEEDVVSEDEKLEDDDDDEDDVSVEPVKKKSRGVKSVVDDKFFKLADMEEFLRREDEREERRRDGGGASKKESFIDYFADLESDSAEEKALMYDDFFDPPSDDEDQSVKESESEEDEKDEPKTLSTTEKRNEKLKRQIAQLEEANLAEKPWQLKGETTAKQRPENSLLEEDLQFEHRTRQAPVITEETTEQLEDIIKRRILDQAWDDVERKEKPAELPYNYRKAPVLDQEKSKLSLSEIYERDYLKQTQEKKEEKENPEHVVIQTSMKRLFEKLDALSNYHFTPKPPKEEIKIVANAPSITVEEIIPATVGNATLLAPEEIQEKGATLEKRSRAKEKKKRKKLVQKLRPGLGNKYSKEAAMKELEKASRGTDRLTLLKKEKGVKGFKSSAAFFERLQDQVSGEVAKISQSQQKRKKLQREKQSSSKFKL; encoded by the exons ATGTCTTCGATATTGGATTCGGTTTTGAAGGAATTCGACGATCGCTTTCGCGATCCGACGCATTATCTGCAACTATCGGACGTTCCTAAGTTGTCTTTGGTCAAACAGCTGTACGATGTCGCCTCCGAAGCTTTTCCCAGCGGAGAAAAACACGGCCCACTCGaccagctcgtcgtcgacgagcacaTGGACGAAGAGAGCATATGGCAGCAGATTTCAATGCAGAACGAACCGCTATTGGAGCACATGAGCCAAATTTTTAGTCGAATAGTGAAAAAGTCGAATAGTAGAATCAGCCTCTTGGAACCAGAGGAAGATGACGAGAATAATGATGATTTGGTGGAATCAGACGAAGGAGATTTGGAGGAGGACGTCGTCTCAGAAGATGAAAAActagaagacgatgacgacgacgaagatgacgtttccgtcgaacccgtcaaaaagaaatcgagaGGAGTGAAATCTGTTGTCGACGACAAGTTCTTCAAACTTGCCGATATGGAAGAGTTTTTGCGACGCGAAGATGAGCGCGAGGAACGGCGGCGCGATGGCGGTGGCGCGTCGAAAAAGGAATCGTTCATTGACTATTTTGCGGATTTGGAGAGCGATTCGGCGGAAGAAAAGGCTTTGATGTacgacgactttttcgaTCCGCCTAGCGACGATGAAGATCAATCTGTGAAAGAATCGGAATCAGAAGAGGATGAGAAAGACGAACCCAAGACTCTTTCTACAAcggagaagagaaatgagAAG CTCAAACGTCAAATCGCTCAGCTTGAGGAGGCCAACTTAGCGGAGAAGCCGTGGCAGCTGAAAGGCGAAACAACGGCGAAACAACGACCGGAAAATAGTCTCCTAGAAGAAGATCTCCAATTTGAACATAGGACGAGACAAG CTCCCGTTATTACGGAAGAGACGACGGAGCAACTAGAGGACATCATAAAGAGACGAATTTTAGATCAG GCTTGGGATGACGTTGAGAGGAAGGAGAAGCCAGCCGAGTTGCCATACAACTATAGAAAAGCGCCCGTATTGGATCAGGAGAAGAGCAAATTGAGTCTGAGTGAAATCTACGAACGCGATTACCTAAAACAGACTcag gaaaagaaggaggaaaaggaaaacccCGAACACGTGGTAATCCAAACGTCAATGAAGCGTCTCTTCGAGAAATTGGACGCCCTTTCGAATTATCACTTCACTCCCAAACCG CCCAAAGAAGAGATCAAAATTGTTGCCAACGCGCCGTCGATCACTGTCGAGGAAATCATCCCGGCGACGGTCGGCAACGCGACTCTCTTGGCCCCGGAGGAGATTCAGGAGAAGGGTGCGACTTTGGAGAAGCGAAGTCgagcgaaggaaaagaaaaaacgaaaaaaattggtGCAAAAATTGCGGCCCGGGTTGGGGAATAAGTACAGCAAGGAAGCGGCGATGAAGGAGCTCGAAAAGGCGAGTAGAGGGACGGACAGGCTTACGCTgttgaagaaggagaagggcGTCAAAGGGTTCAAGtcttcggcggcgttttTCGAACGACTTCAAGATCAAGTAAGCGGCGAAGTAGCAAAAATTTCCCAGTCGCaacaaaagcgaaagaaactgcaaagagaaaagcaaTCGAGTTCTAAGTTTAAACTATaa